DNA from Pirellulaceae bacterium:
TTGTTGGGTTGGAACATCCCGCCTGGAACTCGTACAGCGCTGCCAGCAGACTGCGGTGGTGGACTATTGACAGATGCCCCATCATCATCGGACGTGATCGCTTCGCAATGTTCGTTAAGCGAACGCGAGCCAACCGACAGCATGCGTATTTCTCCTGATGCGCGAATGGCAATTGTCACGCTGCCGCAAGCCGGCGGTTGGGCTCGAGTTCGTGTGGTACCGTATTCGACGCTGACGCGCATGAGAGATTTGGCTAATGACCGAGCGATGCCGCTTGAATTGCCGACTTCAGTAACCGGATGTTTGCATGACAAGGCTCAACGAGATCGCTATCATGTGCATCTACAAGCCGGACAAACGCTGGTAGCTACGGCCGAATCGCAGAACTTTGGACTATTGCCCGATCTGCTCCTGCGGCTATCCGATGCGACAGGCAAGCAGATTGCCGAAGTTGACGATAGTGGTGGCCTGCGCGATGCTGTCCTAAACTACACCGCCACTATCGATGGAGACTTTATGCTAACAGTCAGCGATCGATTCGGTGCCGGAAATGACCGAGCCTACTACTTGCTGACAGCCAACATCGAGCAGCCCGACTTTGAATTGACTGTAGCAGCGGATCGATTGACGATTCCAGCGACCGAGCCTGCCGAGTTGCCAATTGCAATTGTGCGCCGCGGAGCTGCGGGACCGATCACGATCCGAGCTGTTGGTTTACCCGAAGGAATTACGGCGGAGGTTGTCGAATCTCCGATTGAGGGCGATGCGGCAAAAAATGTGAAGCTTAAGTTATCGGGCAATGGTCAGGCTTACTCTGGCTGGATACAAGTTGTAGGTGAAATGAGTCAACCAATTCCCAGGCGGCGTGTTGCCTTAGCGCCTCCGCGTTTGGGCACCGCTTTTTCAAATGTATGGGTGACTGCGTTGCCGCAGCAACCTTAACTCAATTCAGGAATTAAACGACAGGAGCGGCCAGCGTGTTTGAGTCCGAAGCCAATCTCAACCGATTCTTACGGCAGTACCTTAAGTTGGTCACCTCCGATCTGAGCGAAGAGCAACTTGACCAAGCACCTATTTCCGGCTTTCATTCAGTGCGTTGGATTCTGTGCCACTTGGCGATTGCAGGCGACATGGGGCTGCTGATGGCAGGTCGCAACAAGCATAGCCCTTCGGGTTGGCGCAAGGCTTATGGGCCGGGTTCGGATGGTCAAATCCATCCCCAATTCCGCCCCACGAAACAAGAGGCGTTGTCGCTGCTGACTGAAATCTACGAGGATTTATCCGGAGCGGTCCAAATGTGCTCGCCCGACATGCTGAATCAAGCTCATCAGCTCGAACTGCTAAAACAATCCGTACTGCAAACCAACCAGCACTTGCTGGCGCATTTGCTGACAACGCACTTCGCAGTTCACCTGGGGCAGATATCGACACTGCGTCGTCAGTTGGGTCTGCCGCATCTTTTTTAATGAAGGGACGATGCAGTAGAGTTGCTAACGGCCCAGACGACTAAGACGATTTGTTCTCAACTTGAATTGCCGAATTCGACCGCTGAGATTTTTTCCAACTCCGCCAACATCGCCGTAGCTTGACGGCGGAGGATATACCGCGCCCAACCCAACCGGGCGGTAGGGCCACGGTACGTGACAGAGAATGCCGCTCCGCCCTCCATGCTTGCTTGTATGGCTCGTCTCCCCGCAGAAAGTCGAATTCGCGCTTGCCGCGCCCAATGGTCTCGCGGATGGCAGCGGCGTAGATAAGGTGGCCGGGTTCAAGTTTCATGTGCCGCGTATCTATTCCGGATTGGTATGAGCAACTCGCGTGTTGCGAATCAAACATCAGCAATGTCGCCAACGGCTGTTGTTGGTAGAACATGATCGGTAACCAAGCCTGCCCCTGACAAGCAAATTCTAGCGTAGTAAGTCTAAGGAAATTCTCGTAGGCTGAGTCAGCAAAGCAGCCAGGCTGTCCCAACTGCTGCCGGCGTTGCTGGTGTAACTTGACAAAGTTAGGCCAAGCATCTTCGATTTCCGCTGGTGTGCGGCAGATACGTAGCTCGAATCGCGAGTCAGCCAGGACACGGAGAAATTGCCGAAACTTGCGACGCATATGCTTACCTAGGGACGCTTCATAAGTCGCGAAGTCGCCAGGTAACGTGAGTCGCCATGAGCTGTCAATCTCCACCGAGTCGATCAACCAGCCACGACTGCCAAGCACCTCAAAAAAGGCTCGCCACTGCGGACAGTCAGTACTGTGGCCATCCACTTCAATCAACGTCGGTAAATCCAACCGATTGCGTGGCTGACGATCAAACCACTCAGCTACTGCCAGGCCAACCTTCGTGGAAAGCGCCTTGGGGCTGATGGCACGTTGATAGTCGCTACATAAGGCATCACTTCCCATGGCTCGCCACCAACGCATGCCATGTCGGAACTGCTGAAACCAAAGCGAACAAGCCACGGTTCGTTGTTTTGCATCGGTCACTACCAGCGCCGCCTGATCAGTGCTAGTCACTCCCGATTGATGGCGATGAAAATGATTCCAAGCATTTAGCAGCCAGATCGGCTGTTGCATGAAGCAGTCCGCTGCCAGTTCTCTCCAAGTTCCGTGCCACGCTTCAAGCTCCTGGCACCTGCTACGCTGGACTGTCAACTCCCCTTGCGGCTCTCGGCAGCTTTCAACGTCCAGATCAACACACCAGCCAGTCGCGGCTGGCTCAGGTTGTCCCTTTTCCAGGGAAGCGGTTGATTCCATTATCGAACTCCTTGTGCCACTGCGTTCAGTGGGTTAGGCATTGCTGAACTTGACGGTTGACGAAATAGCCGTTCTCGCAAGAACTTGGCCAGTGGTCGTTCCAGACCATACGCTGCCAGGGTTGACACGGCGATGGTGAATGGCAGCGCCAGTGCGAAGCTTACGACTGGCGGCACACCCATGCCTTCGTTAATCCAGTGAATGAAGACACAGCCAGTGTGATAGTGCAACAGATAAACCATGTAAGAAATGCCACTGATGAACACTAAGGGTTTGAACCGCAGGAACGGCACATTACCATAGAGACTGGCCGCGAGAAGTGCCGTAAATCCAACAGACACGACCGGGTTGAAGCTACGATGATCGGTTAGGTGAAGTACGATCAGACTGGCCATCACGCACCATAAAGTCTTGCGATGTCGCCATGCCCACCCTGGCAAAGAACTTGACCCACTGGCTGAACGTTGAGTATCCGCCTGCCAACACTGCTGCAGTAGAATCCCGATTGCAAATTGTGGGAAGTAATCCAGCAACAAGATTCGGCGTACCAACGTGGCAGAAACTACCAACGCTGACTCGCTGCCTAAATGTGTTTCCAGGTAGTCGATACCCAAACAACCTACCAAGCACACAATCAGCGCCGCCGGGATGCTGCGCAGCGGCTTATCTAACCATCCACACAGGTAGAAGAAGATTAGCAAACCGTAGAACAAGATCTCAATCTGTAGCGTCCACATCACCGGCTCGAGACACTCGTAACCAAACAGATTGGGCATAACCGTCAAATTGGCCAGCAATTGCGGCCAGGTCCAACCGGGACCGGTGGCCAGTGGCTGGCAGGTCATCAGCACGAGGTTCAGCGCCAGCACAATGTAGTAGCATGGCAGAATCCGAAGGCATCTGGCCGACAAGAACTTTCCTGCATCCTGTTTCTTTGCCAGCGTAAGCGCATTGACTGCTCCGCTGAGCATGAAAAATAACAGCACTCCGTATTTGCCGTAGGGAAAATCGAACCCCAGTGGAGTTGAGTAGCCAAACTTGGCGCTGTACAGATGCGTGAAGTGGAACACCATCAAATTGATGGCTGCCAACGCGCGCAACGCATCCAATTCGACAATTCTGGTGCGTTTTACAGGGACAGTTAACGATTCCGCATGCATTTAGATTCGAGTACTAGCGAGCGCTGGCAGAGCACATCGCAGGCAGCGCTCCGCGACTGAAGAAGCCTGGCTGCTGGCCCTAGACATGCCGACGATTAAATGAGGCATTTGACGTGCTGAAGCTTAGGTTATGGCGTCACATGAGGCGTGGCCGAGTATCGCTTGGAACACCTGGTCCACGCGGTTGTGGCTGACCACTACCACTGACAATCGTCATAATGCTGACATTCGTTTTCGACCACTGGCCCGCCACGTTCTGCTGGTAACGGATATACTAGCAATTAGGCTGGCAGACAAAGACACTTCCAGTCTGGTGCTTTGTTAGAGCTGAATTGTTACCAGGGCGGGTGAAGTCGATCTTGGTACCGCTGGCAGCATTCTCTACGATAGATCCAGCGTGGGCAGACTGGTCCGCCTACGGATTCGAAAAACCCCAATGGGAGACTGGGCTAGACCGGCCTGTGCAGTATGGATATCCGCAATCGAACCTTAGGCATGTTGGCATGTGCTGTATTGACCGCAAGCTGCACTAGCCCATCATCAATAATCGCCGCCGAGTTACTGACGATCGGGTCACCAGCACCGGCGATCGATATCGAGCACTGGATCAGTAACGGAGAGGGGCGTTTCAAACCCGTACAGAAGTTTTCTCCAGGCAAAGTGTATGTTATCGAGTTTTGGGCAACATGGTGCGGCCCGTGTGTCCGAAGTATTCCACAGTTGGCGGCCTTGCAGCAGCGTTATGCGGACCAAGGATTGCAGATCATCAGCGTCAGCAACGAAGACCGGGAAACCGTGGATCAATTCTTACAGCGGACAGTAGTTGACTCCAAAGACGAGACGACTTACGCGAAATTGACGTCGGCCTATTGCCTCACGACCGATCCAGACGGCTCGGTTCAAGAAGACTACATGGTAGCAGCGGCGCAGAGCGGGATACCAACTGCGTTTCTGATTGGCAAGGATGGCGTGATCGAGTGGATCGGGCTGCCTAGTGACATCGACGAACCGATTCAGAAGGTACTTCAAGGAACTTGGGACCGCGCTGCGGCACGAGCCGCCATCGTAGCTGAACAACGTCGAATGCATGTTCAAACGGCCATCGGCCAGGCGATGAGCCGAGGCAACGTCGACGCGGCACTCAAGATCATTGCACAAGCCAAAATCGACTATGCGGATGATCGTGAGCTTGTCGAGCTCTTGAACTTTGCCGAAATACAAGTTCGCGTCTTTCCTGCCACTCGGTTGGCCATGGAAGGCAAGATCGACGAGTCGCTGAAAATGCTGGAAGAGTTGAAGGCTTCATCGCCTTCACAGCAACAAGAGATAACTGAAATTCAGTTCAGCGTCCTATTGCATGGCCAGCGCTTTGACGCTGCCGCCAAGACACTGGACGCGATTGTAGCTAAAGAATCAGATGCAGAAAAGCTGAATGCAATTGCCTGGTCGTTGTACGAAGCAGCTAGCGATACCAAAGATTTCTCGGAATCGTTGCTGGCCGCAGCAACTCGGACTGCCAGTAAGTCGATTCAGTTAGCGCCTCATGACGCTACCGCATACGATACACATGCGCATTTGTTGCATCGCCAAGGACAGCGAGATGCTGCCATCGAGGCACAGACACGAGCCGTTGAACTGGCCGACGAAACAATGCGGGAGGAGTATGCCGCATTCTTAGAGCAGATGAAAGCGGAAAAAACCGAAGCCCAGTAACTGGGGTCCACAATTTCTAACGTCGTCAGGCTGGCTGGTGTGTTCGGGTCGCTAGCCGCTGGACCAACTGCGCTGCCTGTCCCGTGTCGATCGCAGCAGCGATTTTCTGTGCACAGTCAGCCAACGATAGGTTGGACTGTACAAGCCACAGCGCAGCTGCTGCGTTCATGACCACGACGTCACGACACGCCCCCCGTTGTCCCTGCAGAATGCGGCGAATGCAGGCTGCACTGCTAGCTGGATCATCAGCCCACAGCTCCGTGCGCGGGGCCGAGCGGACTCCAAAATCCTCGGCCGTCCACAGGTGTTCGCGAATTTCATGGGGCGTAACCTCTAAGACTCGCGTCGCGGCAGAAATGGAAATTTCGTCGACACCGTCTTGGCCGCGCACGACCAGCGATCGCTGCGTCCCCAGCGCTTGCAGGGCTAGCGCCAGCATGTCCTGCATTGCCGCGTCGCCGACGCCCAAGACTTGGCACTCAGCACCAGCTGGATTTGCCAACGGTCCCAAGCGATTAAAGATGGTCGGATGACCCAATTGCCGGCGCACGGCTGCCACATGCTTCATGGCCGGGTGAAACAATGGGGCGAAACAGAAACAAATCCCCACATCGTCCAAACACCCCTGGACCACCTCCGGAGGAGCGTCCAGGTTCAGCCCCAGTTCCGCCAATACATCCGCGGAACCGGTGCTGCTAGTGATCTTGCGATTGCCATGCTTGGCTACAGGCACGCCTGTGGCTGCCAAAGCCAGAGCAGCAGCAGTGCTGATATTGAACGTCTTAGAGCCATCGCCACCGGTGCCGCAGGTATCCAAAACTGGCCTCTTGGCCGATGAAATTCGCCGCATCGCGGCCCGCATTGCCAAGGCAGCTCCCACCAGTTCATCAACCGTTTCGCCTTTGGCCGCCAGGCTGCTTAGAATTTGCCGCACTAGGTTCTCGTCCGCGCTGCCGGAAAGCATATATTCAATTGCGGCCGACATTTCCTGTCTGGACAGGTCACGAAAAGCTTGGATCGCCGAAAGAATTCCGCTAAAATCAAACATTTTGAAGCTTGCCCTTGAGGTACGCTGCGGGACTATCGGTTAGGTTGATGTAGTGCTGGCGGCTCTCACTTCGACGTCACTCTACCTGCCGAAAGGAATGCCCGAGAACTCAGGATGCCCAGGAAGATTATCATAGACTGCGATCCAGGGATCGACGATGCCCTGGCGCTCAGCTGCGCATTATTTGATCCGCGGCTTGAAGTCTTAGCGATCACGGCGTGTGCGGGAACTGTCGATTCCGAACAAGCTACTCGCAATGTTCATGCGCTGGTCGAACGTCTTGACCCTCCGCTGATGCCGCGGATCGGCGCGGCCCTTGATCCTCAACAGGGTGCCGCCGTTTCCAATGGTTCAAATTTGCATGGCGAACACGGTTTAGGAACTGTGGCTTGGCAACCAATCACCCGTCAGCACTCAATTCCTAGCGACAAATTGCTGTGCGATCAAATGCGTGCACACCCCGGTGAAATCACCCTTGTCTGCACAGGACCGTTAACGGGTGTGGCCCAAGCGCTCAGTCGCGACCCGGCGATTTGCACGCTGGTCGACCGCATCATCATCGCTGGAGGTTCAGTTCGCTTGGAGGGCAATGTATCTGCCTGTGCTGAGTTCAACATGCACTTCGATCCGATCAGCGCGCAAGCCGTGTTTGGCTCACCAACCAGCAAAACCTTATTGCCATTGGAGGTCACGAGTGAACTCAGTTTTGGCTGGGAACTTGTCGACCGCCTACCGCCCAAGCACACCAGGATCGGCGCGGTTCTGCATGAGGTTGTACCTCATCTGTTTCGCTCAACCCGCCAGCGACTTGGTCGTGAAACGGTTGCCTTTCAAGCGCTCGCACCGATCCTGATGTTGCTGGACCCATTGCTGTTTCAAACTTCGGTGATGGCTGGAGATGTGGAGACCGCTGGCGAATTGACGCGGGGTGCCACGATATTTGACAATCGCGATCCTCGCCAGTGGCTGGATAATATGGAAGTTGCAATTAGCGTGGATGCCGAATCAGCGATGGACGCATTCGATAACCTGCTCAAATACTTGGCTCAAGACCACCCATCGTAGCCTCAATTCTGCACACGTTAGTCGTGGCCCCTGTGGTATGACACAGGGTTCTCCGGCTAGGCCGGTACACGGGATGCTGGTTAGGTAATGAGCCTTGGATTGATCCAAGATTCATCTGCATGCCGCCACGACTTGATTCCAACTTCACGATTGCGAGACAGCTTCTGTGCGTTGTATTCCAAAGCGCCATGTCCTGCCGCTTGGATGTTCGGCAGCTGAGCCACTGACCAGTTGGTGCCCCTGAATAAACCAGCGCAATGGCAATTCCTGAGATTGACTAATCCCGATCCGGCGCCCGCTTTTGACTCGCCAGGATTGGCGGCGCACGCTAGCGGGTGCTTCCTCAAGCCACATTGGTGCATCGCACGCCAAGTCGATGCCGTCCAGCAATCGATTCACGGCCATCGCCTGACATATCCGCCCTGGACCGCTGGTTAGACTCCGCAACCAGCTCACCTGTCGCTGACCAGCTTTGAGTTCTTCAAGCTGCCTTAGACGGCACATCATGTCCAGTCCCTCAACGGGCTCAATCGCTCGAATCAGTATTGCGCTGCCGATGCCGATCGGCTGAGTCACAATATTCAGACAGTGGTGCGTGTGAATCGGATAAACGTACAGACTACCGGCCTCAGCGAACATACTACGATTACTGCGGGTCAGCCCACGAGCGCTGTGGCTGGCTGCATCGTCTCTCGACAAGTAGGCTTCTACCTCAACGATGATCCCACTGAGCCGCTGGCCGTCCAGTTGTCGAACCAGCAAACTACCCAACAGACGTCGGGCGACAGCCCGCGGGGTTCCCTGGAACGCGCTCTTTGACCAGCGATTTTCAGGACTCATATGGAACGTGCTTTGCCTTCAAGTACCGACCCCGTGTGTGCCACCCTTTATCAACCATAAGCGTTACACCTTTATGTGTTAGTCGGGCTATGCGCGTTATTCGACTGAAAACGGCTCATTCAAAATAACGCTAGCAAAACCGAGTGGTTAGTCGATAGCTTTAGGGTTCGGTAGGCTCGCGTGCCGTGGGCATGTTTCGCCGAACCGACCGGCCAGCGACCGCTCCAAATCCGTTCGCACCGGTTGTCCACAGTGGCGCGTTTACTGATGCGCTACATGATCGCACCCATCTCCCAAGCTTCAAGGCTAAGTAATGAGCAAAAAAGATACCTTTCGCGTGGTTACGCGAGGTAGCGACGGATCGCTCCGAATTCGCGATTTTCCTTCGGCAGACTCGATCTTCAATTTGCATTCGCAAATTGGTGTCGACGACAGTAGCGCTGACCTGGCCCTGCGCGGGCTGCCTGTTTTCCGTGGACTAATCGGACCTATTCCGGAAGGCAAGAGTATCGTGCGCTACGAGTCCCCGGATGTATTTGAAACGGTAACTAAGGAATGGAGCAGTCAGAAGATTCGTCGCCGTCGACGACGCACTGACGCCCCCACGGACGAATTGGTTGATTCCAACGAGTGATGAGCAGGCTCCAGCAGGCCTTACGCAAGCGGAACAATCGTTGCAATCGGCAATGTTTTGCGATTCCTCCAGTCTTCACATGCGAACGTCGATAACTCACTCCGTGCCCAAGACGCAAAGCTAGCTATACCGGCTGCAATTCGCCCCAGGGCTGCGCCGCCATACTTGACGATCCGTTTCTGCAGTTCATCGCCATCCATTCCCTTAGAAGTGAACCGAGTTTCCTCATGTCCGACCAAGACGAGTATTTCGACTCAACGTTTGACGATCAGACTCGACAGACCGAAGGACGCAGCAAGAAACGTGATTCGGCCCAGGACGGACCGGGTGCCCAGTCTCCTCTGGAAACCTATTTGCGCGAGATCAACGCGACGAGCCTGTTGTCTGGCGAGCAAGAGCGCGAGCTGGCCCGTCGCATAGCCAAAGGCGATGTCGAAGCGCGTGACCACATGGTGCGTGCCAACTTGCGGTTGGTAGTCAACATCGCCCGAGGGTACGTTGGCAAAGGATTGGGACTACAAGACCTGATCGAAGAAGGCAATTTAGGCCTGCTCCGCGCTGTGGAAGGATTCGACCCCGAAATGGGCACGCGCTTTAGCACCTACGCCAGCTATTGGATCAAACAGTCCATCAAGCGCGCGCTGATTAATTGCGCCAAGACGATTCGCATCCCGGCCTACATGGTCGAGCTATTGTCGAAATGGCGTCGAGCTTCGGCGCGATTGACAGAGGAACTTGGGCGGGGGCCAACTCAGGAAGAAGTGGGCCGAGTGCTTGGACTGCCGAGAAAGAAACTGCCCATCATCAAGAAAGCCATCCAGATCTACAACAGCGCGCCACAGAATGACCAAACCGACGCAGGTTGGTCCCTGGGTGATTTGGTTATGGATGATCGGCTCAAGGCACCCGACGAGGAGCTGTTGGATCACGATGTGCTAAGTACTGTGCTGGAACTGTTGGACCACTTGGAGACGCGCGAAGCTACAGTGCTGAAGATGCGTTTTGGATTAGGGGATCAGCAGGCTCATACGCTAAAAGAAATCGGTCACGAACTGGGGCTAACTCGCGAACGTGTGCGACAAATCGAAACCGAAGCACTCGCCAAACTGGCACACGGTCTACGTGACCCCAAAGAGCGTGCCGGATTGGTTTAACCCGCCACGAGTTGCTCATATAACTCGGCATACGCCGCCACCATTTTTTCGACAGAGAACTGGCTGAGTGCTCGCTGACTGGCTGACCGCCCCATGCGCTGCCGCAATGGCGGATCGCTGAGCAATAGATTTGAGCAACGTGTCATCTGACCGAGGTTCTCAAGGTCATATAAATAGCCGGTTTCGCCTGGAATCACCAACTCGCGGTTGGCCTGTGTATCACGGGCCACGACAGGCAGGCCACTGGCCATGGCTTGCAGAATGCCACCGTTTTGACCGCCGCTCGGATCGGCACTCCACAAAAGATCGCAGGCGGACAACAACTGGTTGGCATCGCTGCGATGTCCTACAAATCGGACGGCATCTTGTGCCCCATACTGATCCCGTAGGTGTTGCAAGTGTTGCCGATATGGCCCATCTCCGATAATGACTAACCAAAAATCACGCAGCACAACTCGCAGCAATTCCGCGCACCAAATCAATTCTGGATATCCTGTGTTGGGCACCAAGCCTCCCACTGCTGCTACCAGATATTTCCGCGGCGGCAAATTCAACCTACGAAAGAACTCGTCGCGCTGCAACGGCGATTCCGGTCTTGAAACCGCATCGGCAATTACGCGATACCGTGCTTTGTGGGCTGCCGTTTGTTGCTCCCCTGCAAATTCTGCTGATGAACTTGCCACTTGCACCGAAGTTCCACGCATTAACTGCTGGTCCAGCCAGTGACGCCACGGTGGTTGATCATGGGCTGTGCCACCCCGCGTTGTTAACGAAATCGACCTCAGCGCCCCAACTGTCGCCAATCGTCCGTAGGTATTGGCCTGTGAAGACCAGGCATGCACGATGTCCGGTGCAAGATGGCGCAGTGCCTGACGCAACCGCCACCATGCGCTCGGGTCGATGTCCCAGCGCCTGCCGATTACATGCACCTGCACTCCGGCTCTTACCAACTCCTCTTCCAGCGGACCTGCGCTGGCAAGTGCGATGACATGGCTATCAAAGCGCTGCCTGTCCAAATGGCACGCTAAGAGCGACATTTGTTTGGCGCTTCCGCTGTGGGTTAGAGTGTCCAGCAAGTAGCAGACGCGGAAATTCATTGTTCAGTGAGGCTAAATGCTGTTCATCAAATTTGTAACAGCGGCTACGAATGGTGTTATAAGTTGAGGTTCATTGTCCACGCACGGTCTACGTTTTCGTGTTCACGCGATCGTTTGCCACAAGCGTCAATCCAAGATGCTTGGCCAATCCGCCGTCACCACAAACTGCTGCGCAGTGCTTACGGTAGGCTTGGCCGGCGATCTTGGTTGACTGTGCCAGTTGTGCCGGATTTCTGAGCCATTCTTGTACTTTAGCTCGCAGTTCACCTGCACTGCCATCAAAACAATTCTCCAAGCGGGTCTGCCCGTATCTTCCCGACCACTGAGCAGAGTGCGCAACCAGGAATGGAATGCCACTGACCATGCACGTCGGCAAGTACCACGATTGACCGCAGCCCGCTGTCGGAAGTAGACACAAGTCTGCGGCCTGCATGACTGTATCGACGCAGCTAAACATACCCGGTAGAACCACAATTCGGTGCAACCCCATGCCCTGCAGACAGTCGTAGAACGATTCTCGCTCTGGGCCGTCCCCCAGAATCCACAATCGCAGCCGACTCGACACCTCTAACAGACTTTCCAAGGCACCGACCACCAGCCTTAGGTTCCAACGACCATTAAACTCGGCGGGCACAATGACCAATTGGTCCTGTGTGTGCAACGCCAAGTCACTGTTAGCGTCGCTCAAGCAACTGCGGGCCGCGCGTCGCGCGCTAGGAGACCGATCGAGGGCTGGACCGGGCCAATCTGAGAAGCGAACAATTTTATCGGTTGCTCCAATCAGTTTTAAACACTGCTGCTGAGCGGCAACCGAGGTCACTAAAATGGT
Protein-coding regions in this window:
- a CDS encoding PPC domain-containing protein: MRIQWLCVFWCLVGSLQAAVPDVSFLFPAGGQRGTTFSVTATGKFDWPVQVDAPGFQVALGSESGKLDVTIPSDLPVGRVWLRLFNTDGASNLMPLLVSDLPELIEAEPNDAPQSAQVVQQLPVIVNGVLKGADTDAFSVPLEAGQTLVAAIDAHSQLGSPIDSVLQITLPNGIVVADNHDSLGLDPRVTYTAQQSGRVLVRVFGFASEPNQSIALQGGANCIYRLTMTVGAYITHATTLAVSNHLPGDVELLGWNIPPGTRTALPADCGGGLLTDAPSSSDVIASQCSLSEREPTDSMRISPDARMAIVTLPQAGGWARVRVVPYSTLTRMRDLANDRAMPLELPTSVTGCLHDKAQRDRYHVHLQAGQTLVATAESQNFGLLPDLLLRLSDATGKQIAEVDDSGGLRDAVLNYTATIDGDFMLTVSDRFGAGNDRAYYLLTANIEQPDFELTVAADRLTIPATEPAELPIAIVRRGAAGPITIRAVGLPEGITAEVVESPIEGDAAKNVKLKLSGNGQAYSGWIQVVGEMSQPIPRRRVALAPPRLGTAFSNVWVTALPQQP
- a CDS encoding DinB family protein, whose protein sequence is MFESEANLNRFLRQYLKLVTSDLSEEQLDQAPISGFHSVRWILCHLAIAGDMGLLMAGRNKHSPSGWRKAYGPGSDGQIHPQFRPTKQEALSLLTEIYEDLSGAVQMCSPDMLNQAHQLELLKQSVLQTNQHLLAHLLTTHFAVHLGQISTLRRQLGLPHLF
- a CDS encoding GNAT family N-acetyltransferase — its product is MESTASLEKGQPEPAATGWCVDLDVESCREPQGELTVQRSRCQELEAWHGTWRELAADCFMQQPIWLLNAWNHFHRHQSGVTSTDQAALVVTDAKQRTVACSLWFQQFRHGMRWWRAMGSDALCSDYQRAISPKALSTKVGLAVAEWFDRQPRNRLDLPTLIEVDGHSTDCPQWRAFFEVLGSRGWLIDSVEIDSSWRLTLPGDFATYEASLGKHMRRKFRQFLRVLADSRFELRICRTPAEIEDAWPNFVKLHQQRRQQLGQPGCFADSAYENFLRLTTLEFACQGQAWLPIMFYQQQPLATLLMFDSQHASCSYQSGIDTRHMKLEPGHLIYAAAIRETIGRGKREFDFLRGDEPYKQAWRAERHSLSRTVALPPGWVGRGISSAVKLRRCWRSWKKSQRSNSAIQVENKSS
- a CDS encoding acyltransferase; this translates as MHAESLTVPVKRTRIVELDALRALAAINLMVFHFTHLYSAKFGYSTPLGFDFPYGKYGVLLFFMLSGAVNALTLAKKQDAGKFLSARCLRILPCYYIVLALNLVLMTCQPLATGPGWTWPQLLANLTVMPNLFGYECLEPVMWTLQIEILFYGLLIFFYLCGWLDKPLRSIPAALIVCLVGCLGIDYLETHLGSESALVVSATLVRRILLLDYFPQFAIGILLQQCWQADTQRSASGSSSLPGWAWRHRKTLWCVMASLIVLHLTDHRSFNPVVSVGFTALLAASLYGNVPFLRFKPLVFISGISYMVYLLHYHTGCVFIHWINEGMGVPPVVSFALALPFTIAVSTLAAYGLERPLAKFLRERLFRQPSSSAMPNPLNAVAQGVR
- a CDS encoding redoxin family protein; protein product: MTIGSPAPAIDIEHWISNGEGRFKPVQKFSPGKVYVIEFWATWCGPCVRSIPQLAALQQRYADQGLQIISVSNEDRETVDQFLQRTVVDSKDETTYAKLTSAYCLTTDPDGSVQEDYMVAAAQSGIPTAFLIGKDGVIEWIGLPSDIDEPIQKVLQGTWDRAAARAAIVAEQRRMHVQTAIGQAMSRGNVDAALKIIAQAKIDYADDRELVELLNFAEIQVRVFPATRLAMEGKIDESLKMLEELKASSPSQQQEITEIQFSVLLHGQRFDAAAKTLDAIVAKESDAEKLNAIAWSLYEAASDTKDFSESLLAAATRTASKSIQLAPHDATAYDTHAHLLHRQGQRDAAIEAQTRAVELADETMREEYAAFLEQMKAEKTEAQ
- the trpD gene encoding anthranilate phosphoribosyltransferase, with the protein product MFDFSGILSAIQAFRDLSRQEMSAAIEYMLSGSADENLVRQILSSLAAKGETVDELVGAALAMRAAMRRISSAKRPVLDTCGTGGDGSKTFNISTAAALALAATGVPVAKHGNRKITSSTGSADVLAELGLNLDAPPEVVQGCLDDVGICFCFAPLFHPAMKHVAAVRRQLGHPTIFNRLGPLANPAGAECQVLGVGDAAMQDMLALALQALGTQRSLVVRGQDGVDEISISAATRVLEVTPHEIREHLWTAEDFGVRSAPRTELWADDPASSAACIRRILQGQRGACRDVVVMNAAAALWLVQSNLSLADCAQKIAAAIDTGQAAQLVQRLATRTHQPA
- a CDS encoding nucleoside hydrolase produces the protein MPRKIIIDCDPGIDDALALSCALFDPRLEVLAITACAGTVDSEQATRNVHALVERLDPPLMPRIGAALDPQQGAAVSNGSNLHGEHGLGTVAWQPITRQHSIPSDKLLCDQMRAHPGEITLVCTGPLTGVAQALSRDPAICTLVDRIIIAGGSVRLEGNVSACAEFNMHFDPISAQAVFGSPTSKTLLPLEVTSELSFGWELVDRLPPKHTRIGAVLHEVVPHLFRSTRQRLGRETVAFQALAPILMLLDPLLFQTSVMAGDVETAGELTRGATIFDNRDPRQWLDNMEVAISVDAESAMDAFDNLLKYLAQDHPS
- a CDS encoding DNA-3-methyladenine glycosylase, producing the protein MSPENRWSKSAFQGTPRAVARRLLGSLLVRQLDGQRLSGIIVEVEAYLSRDDAASHSARGLTRSNRSMFAEAGSLYVYPIHTHHCLNIVTQPIGIGSAILIRAIEPVEGLDMMCRLRQLEELKAGQRQVSWLRSLTSGPGRICQAMAVNRLLDGIDLACDAPMWLEEAPASVRRQSWRVKSGRRIGISQSQELPLRWFIQGHQLVSGSAAEHPSGRTWRFGIQRTEAVSQS
- a CDS encoding sigma-70 family RNA polymerase sigma factor; its protein translation is MSDQDEYFDSTFDDQTRQTEGRSKKRDSAQDGPGAQSPLETYLREINATSLLSGEQERELARRIAKGDVEARDHMVRANLRLVVNIARGYVGKGLGLQDLIEEGNLGLLRAVEGFDPEMGTRFSTYASYWIKQSIKRALINCAKTIRIPAYMVELLSKWRRASARLTEELGRGPTQEEVGRVLGLPRKKLPIIKKAIQIYNSAPQNDQTDAGWSLGDLVMDDRLKAPDEELLDHDVLSTVLELLDHLETREATVLKMRFGLGDQQAHTLKEIGHELGLTRERVRQIETEALAKLAHGLRDPKERAGLV